A genomic stretch from Apteryx mantelli isolate bAptMan1 chromosome 28, bAptMan1.hap1, whole genome shotgun sequence includes:
- the RUNDC3A gene encoding RUN domain-containing protein 3A isoform X3, translated as MEASCIQAAMALGLSSKKASSRNIAVERKNLITVCRFSVKTLLEKYTAEPIDDSSEEFVNFAAILEQILSHRFKGPVSWFSSDGQRGFWDYIRLACSKVPNNCVSSIENMENISTSRAKGRAWIRVALMEKRMSEYISTALRDTRTTRRFYDDGAIMLREESTVLTGMLIGLSAIDFSFCLKGEVMDGKTPVVIDYTPYLKFTQSYDYLSEEEERGSVESSTSEDSSPEHPYLPLVTDEDSWYNKWRKMEQKFRIVYAQKGYLEELVRLRESQLKDLEAENKRLKMRLEEVMVQNQLEKRELEGVILELQEQLTGLIPCENTQLAQLSKEMVTPLVNQWPSLGTLNGNESGSDGKLYRREGPHAVHAGALRLPGLPAQLQVPGQPQVQRVPGERQQRSQPDPQPQLRPPAPAQD; from the exons GTTTTCGGTGAAGACGCTGCTGGAGAAGTACACGGCGGAGCCCATCGACGACTCCTCCGAGGAGTTCGTCAACTTTGCCGCCATCCTCGAGCAGATCCTCAGCCACCGCTTTAAAG GCCCCGTCAGCTGGTTCAGCTCGGATGGGCAGCGCGGCTTTTGGGACTACATCCGCCTGGCCTGCAGCAAGGTCCCCAACAACTGCGTCAGCAGCATCGAGAACATGGAGAACATCAGCACCTCCAGGGCCAAG GGCCGGGCCTGGATCCGCGTGGCCCTGATGGAGAAGCGCATGTCCGAGTACATCTCCACCGCCCTGCGGGACACGCGGACCACCAG AAGGTTTTACGACGACGGGGCCATCATGCTGCGGGAGGAGTCCACGGTGCTCACCGGCATGCTCATCGGGCTCAGCGCCATCGACTTCAG TTTCTGCCTGAAGGGCGAAGTGATGGACGGCAAAACGCCCGTGGTCATCGACTACACGCCCTACCTGAAGTTCACGCAGAG CTACGACTACCTgagcgaggaggaggagcggggcAGCGTGGAGAGCAGCACGAGCGAGGACAGCTCGCCCGAGCACCCCTACCTGCCGCTGGTCACCGACGAGGACAGCTGGTACAACAAGTGGCGCAAGATGGAGCAGAAGTTTCGCATCGTCTATGCCCAGAAG GGGTACCTGGAGGAGCTGGTGCGGCTGCGGGAGTCGCAGCTGAAGGACCTGGAGGCGGAGAACAAGCGGCTGAAGATgcgcctggaggaggtgatggtgCAGAACCAGCTGGAGAAGAGGGAGCTGGAGGGCGTCAtcctggagctgcaggagcagct GACGGGGCTGATCCCCTGCGAGAACACGCAGCTGGCGCAGCTCTCCAAGGAGATGGTGACGCCCCTGGTGAACCAGTGGCCCTCGCTGGGGACGCTCAACGGCAACGAGAGCGGCTCGGACGGCAAGCTGTACCGCAG GGAAGGACCCCACGCCGTCCATGCTGGGGCTCTGCGGCTCCCTggcctccctgcccagctgcaagTCCCTGGCCAGCCTCAAGTCCAACGAGTGCCTGGTGAGCGACAGCAACGAAGCCAGCCCGACCCGCAGCCCCAGCTGAGACCCCCGGCGCCCGCGCAGGACTGA
- the RUNDC3A gene encoding RUN domain-containing protein 3A isoform X1 produces MEASCIQAAMALGLSSKKASSRNIAVERKNLITVCRFSVKTLLEKYTAEPIDDSSEEFVNFAAILEQILSHRFKGPVSWFSSDGQRGFWDYIRLACSKVPNNCVSSIENMENISTSRAKGRAWIRVALMEKRMSEYISTALRDTRTTRRFYDDGAIMLREESTVLTGMLIGLSAIDFSFCLKGEVMDGKTPVVIDYTPYLKFTQSYDYLSEEEERGSVESSTSEDSSPEHPYLPLVTDEDSWYNKWRKMEQKFRIVYAQKGYLEELVRLRESQLKDLEAENKRLKMRLEEVMVQNQLEKRELEGVILELQEQLTGLIPCENTQLAQLSKEMVTPLVNQWPSLGTLNGNESGSDGKLYRRHSFVSTDQLSAENSLSSDSQRLGEGKREGEPWGPLGKDPTPSMLGLCGSLASLPSCKSLASLKSNECLVSDSNEASPTRSPS; encoded by the exons GTTTTCGGTGAAGACGCTGCTGGAGAAGTACACGGCGGAGCCCATCGACGACTCCTCCGAGGAGTTCGTCAACTTTGCCGCCATCCTCGAGCAGATCCTCAGCCACCGCTTTAAAG GCCCCGTCAGCTGGTTCAGCTCGGATGGGCAGCGCGGCTTTTGGGACTACATCCGCCTGGCCTGCAGCAAGGTCCCCAACAACTGCGTCAGCAGCATCGAGAACATGGAGAACATCAGCACCTCCAGGGCCAAG GGCCGGGCCTGGATCCGCGTGGCCCTGATGGAGAAGCGCATGTCCGAGTACATCTCCACCGCCCTGCGGGACACGCGGACCACCAG AAGGTTTTACGACGACGGGGCCATCATGCTGCGGGAGGAGTCCACGGTGCTCACCGGCATGCTCATCGGGCTCAGCGCCATCGACTTCAG TTTCTGCCTGAAGGGCGAAGTGATGGACGGCAAAACGCCCGTGGTCATCGACTACACGCCCTACCTGAAGTTCACGCAGAG CTACGACTACCTgagcgaggaggaggagcggggcAGCGTGGAGAGCAGCACGAGCGAGGACAGCTCGCCCGAGCACCCCTACCTGCCGCTGGTCACCGACGAGGACAGCTGGTACAACAAGTGGCGCAAGATGGAGCAGAAGTTTCGCATCGTCTATGCCCAGAAG GGGTACCTGGAGGAGCTGGTGCGGCTGCGGGAGTCGCAGCTGAAGGACCTGGAGGCGGAGAACAAGCGGCTGAAGATgcgcctggaggaggtgatggtgCAGAACCAGCTGGAGAAGAGGGAGCTGGAGGGCGTCAtcctggagctgcaggagcagct GACGGGGCTGATCCCCTGCGAGAACACGCAGCTGGCGCAGCTCTCCAAGGAGATGGTGACGCCCCTGGTGAACCAGTGGCCCTCGCTGGGGACGCTCAACGGCAACGAGAGCGGCTCGGACGGCAAGCTGTACCGCAG GCACAGCTTCGTGAGCACCGACCAGCTCTCGGCCGAGAACAGCCTCAGCTCCGACTCCCAGCGCCTGGGCGAGGGCAAGCGCGAAGGCGAGCCCTGGGGGCCCTTGG GGAAGGACCCCACGCCGTCCATGCTGGGGCTCTGCGGCTCCCTggcctccctgcccagctgcaagTCCCTGGCCAGCCTCAAGTCCAACGAGTGCCTGGTGAGCGACAGCAACGAAGCCAGCCCGACCCGCAGCCCCAGCTGA
- the RUNDC3A gene encoding RUN domain-containing protein 3A isoform X2 — protein MEASCIQAAMALGLSSKKASSRNIAVERKNLITVCRFSVKTLLEKYTAEPIDDSSEEFVNFAAILEQILSHRFKGPVSWFSSDGQRGFWDYIRLACSKVPNNCVSSIENMENISTSRAKGRAWIRVALMEKRMSEYISTALRDTRTTRFYDDGAIMLREESTVLTGMLIGLSAIDFSFCLKGEVMDGKTPVVIDYTPYLKFTQSYDYLSEEEERGSVESSTSEDSSPEHPYLPLVTDEDSWYNKWRKMEQKFRIVYAQKGYLEELVRLRESQLKDLEAENKRLKMRLEEVMVQNQLEKRELEGVILELQEQLTGLIPCENTQLAQLSKEMVTPLVNQWPSLGTLNGNESGSDGKLYRRHSFVSTDQLSAENSLSSDSQRLGEGKREGEPWGPLGKDPTPSMLGLCGSLASLPSCKSLASLKSNECLVSDSNEASPTRSPS, from the exons GTTTTCGGTGAAGACGCTGCTGGAGAAGTACACGGCGGAGCCCATCGACGACTCCTCCGAGGAGTTCGTCAACTTTGCCGCCATCCTCGAGCAGATCCTCAGCCACCGCTTTAAAG GCCCCGTCAGCTGGTTCAGCTCGGATGGGCAGCGCGGCTTTTGGGACTACATCCGCCTGGCCTGCAGCAAGGTCCCCAACAACTGCGTCAGCAGCATCGAGAACATGGAGAACATCAGCACCTCCAGGGCCAAG GGCCGGGCCTGGATCCGCGTGGCCCTGATGGAGAAGCGCATGTCCGAGTACATCTCCACCGCCCTGCGGGACACGCGGACCACCAG GTTTTACGACGACGGGGCCATCATGCTGCGGGAGGAGTCCACGGTGCTCACCGGCATGCTCATCGGGCTCAGCGCCATCGACTTCAG TTTCTGCCTGAAGGGCGAAGTGATGGACGGCAAAACGCCCGTGGTCATCGACTACACGCCCTACCTGAAGTTCACGCAGAG CTACGACTACCTgagcgaggaggaggagcggggcAGCGTGGAGAGCAGCACGAGCGAGGACAGCTCGCCCGAGCACCCCTACCTGCCGCTGGTCACCGACGAGGACAGCTGGTACAACAAGTGGCGCAAGATGGAGCAGAAGTTTCGCATCGTCTATGCCCAGAAG GGGTACCTGGAGGAGCTGGTGCGGCTGCGGGAGTCGCAGCTGAAGGACCTGGAGGCGGAGAACAAGCGGCTGAAGATgcgcctggaggaggtgatggtgCAGAACCAGCTGGAGAAGAGGGAGCTGGAGGGCGTCAtcctggagctgcaggagcagct GACGGGGCTGATCCCCTGCGAGAACACGCAGCTGGCGCAGCTCTCCAAGGAGATGGTGACGCCCCTGGTGAACCAGTGGCCCTCGCTGGGGACGCTCAACGGCAACGAGAGCGGCTCGGACGGCAAGCTGTACCGCAG GCACAGCTTCGTGAGCACCGACCAGCTCTCGGCCGAGAACAGCCTCAGCTCCGACTCCCAGCGCCTGGGCGAGGGCAAGCGCGAAGGCGAGCCCTGGGGGCCCTTGG GGAAGGACCCCACGCCGTCCATGCTGGGGCTCTGCGGCTCCCTggcctccctgcccagctgcaagTCCCTGGCCAGCCTCAAGTCCAACGAGTGCCTGGTGAGCGACAGCAACGAAGCCAGCCCGACCCGCAGCCCCAGCTGA
- the SLC25A39 gene encoding mitochondrial glutathione transporter SLC25A39, with translation MAEDAPPSPGGAITPLQQMLASGTGALLTSLFVTPLDVVKIRLQAQRTPFSKGKCFLYCNGLMDHLYVCQNGNGCTAWYKAPTRFTGTLDAFVKITRYEGVRSLWSGLPPTLVMAVPATVIYFTAYDQLRDYLHARAGSRGHHVPLVAGALARLGAVTVISPLELIRTKMQSRQLSYRELGACIRSAVAQDGWLSLWRGWGPTVLRDVPFSALYWFCYELARERLCRRARLDEATFAISFASGAVSGTVAAVLTLPFDVVKTRRQIELGDGETLRVPASKSSSTWLLMQRIRAESGTRGLFAGFLPRVIKVAPACAIMISTYEFGKTFFQKLNQERQRSGL, from the exons ATGGCCGAGGAcgcgccgccgagccccggcggGGCCATCACCCCCCTGCAGCAGATGCTGGCGTCCGGGACCGGGGCTCTCCTCACCTCCCTCTTCG TGACGCCCCTGGACGTGGTGAAGATCCGGCTGCAGGCGCAGAGGACCCCCTTCTCCAAAG GGAAGTGCTTCCTCTACTGCAACGGGCTCATGGACCACCTGTACGTGTGCCAGAACGGCAACGGCTGCACGGCCTGGTACAAGGCCCCCACGCGCTTCACCGGCACCctg gacgccTTCGTGAAGATCACGCGCTACGAGGGCGTCAGGTCTCTGTGGAGCGGGCTGCCCCCCACGCT GGTCATGGCTGTGCCGGCCACCGTGATTTACTTCACCGCCTACGACCAGCTCCGGGACTACCTGCACGCtcgcgcggggagccggggccaCCACGTGCCCTTGGTGGCCGGGGCCCTCGCCAggc tGGGTGCCGTGACGGTGATCAGCCCCTTGGAGCTCATCCGCACCAAAATGCAGTCGCGGCAGCTCAGCTACCGGGAGCTGGGCGCCTGCATCCGCTCCGCGGTGGCCCAGGACGGCTGGCTGTCGCTCTGGAGGGGCTGGGGGCCCACGGTGCTGCGCGACGTCCCCTTCTCAG CGCTCTACTGGTTCTGCTACGAGCTGGCGAGGGAACGGCTCTGCAGGCGAGCCCGCCTCGACGAGGCCACCTTCGCCATCAGCTTCGCCTCCGGCGCCGTCTCGGGGACG GTGGCAGCTGTGCTGACGCTGCCCTTCGACGTGGTGAAGACGCGGCGGCAGATCGAGCTGGGGGACGGCGAGACGCTCCGAG TCCCTGCCTCCAAGTCTTCCTCCACCTGGCTCCTAATGCAGCGGATCCGAGCGGAGTCCGGCACCCGGGGGCTTTTCGCAG GCTTCCTGCCCCGCGTCATCAAGGTGGCGCCGGCCTGCGCCATCATGATCAGCACCTACGAATTCGGCAAGACCTTCTTCCAGAAGCTGAACCAGGAGCGGCAGCGGAGCGGCTTGtaa